The following proteins are encoded in a genomic region of Microcoleus sp. FACHB-831:
- a CDS encoding DUF2358 domain-containing protein, whose product MDIIKILKEDYQRFPADQTYSIYAENVFFQDPLNKFRGVKRYEQMIGFIDTWFIDVKMDLHDISQSGDTIKTEWTLSWNTPLPWKPRIAIPGWSELRLNDNGTIVSHIDYWNCSRIDVLKQHFVSIKKG is encoded by the coding sequence GTGGACATTATTAAAATTCTCAAAGAGGACTACCAAAGATTCCCAGCCGACCAGACCTATAGCATCTACGCTGAAAATGTCTTCTTTCAAGATCCTCTTAATAAATTTCGTGGCGTTAAGCGGTACGAACAGATGATTGGCTTTATCGATACCTGGTTTATCGATGTCAAGATGGATTTACACGATATTAGTCAGTCAGGAGACACGATTAAAACTGAGTGGACTTTGAGCTGGAATACTCCACTTCCTTGGAAACCCCGTATCGCTATACCTGGCTGGAGCGAGTTACGCCTTAACGATAATGGAACGATAGTTTCCCATATCGATTACTGGAACTGTTCCCGGATCGATGTCCTGAAGCAGCATTTTGTTAGTATTAAGAAAGGTTAA
- a CDS encoding TRC40/GET3/ArsA family transport-energizing ATPase, with protein sequence MRVILMTGKGGVGKTSVAAATGLRCAELGYRTLVLSTDPAHSLADSFDIELGHDPRQVRPNLWGAELDALMELEGNWGAVKRYITQVLQARGLDGVQAEELAILPGMDEIFGLVRMKRHYDEGEFDVLIIDSAPTGTALRLLSLPEVSGWYMRRFYKPLQQISAVLRPLVEPIFRPIAGFSLPNKEVMDAPYEFYEQIEALEKVLTDNTKTSVRLVTNPEKMVIKESLRAHAYLSLYNVATDLVVANRIIPEEVTDPFFQRWKENQKQYRQEIHDNFSPLPVKEVPLYSEEMCGLAALERLKETLYKDEDPAQVYYKETTLRVVQDKNQYSLEVYLPGMAKDQIQLSKTGDELNIRIGNHRRNLVLPQALAALQPAGAKMEDDYLKIRFADPARV encoded by the coding sequence ATGCGTGTAATTTTAATGACTGGGAAAGGGGGCGTTGGAAAAACGTCCGTAGCAGCTGCTACTGGGCTTCGTTGTGCTGAACTCGGCTATAGAACCCTAGTTCTTAGTACCGATCCAGCCCACTCCCTTGCTGATAGTTTTGACATAGAATTGGGGCACGATCCCCGGCAAGTGAGACCAAATTTGTGGGGTGCAGAACTAGACGCCTTGATGGAATTGGAAGGAAACTGGGGAGCAGTTAAACGCTATATTACTCAAGTTTTGCAAGCCCGAGGTTTGGATGGAGTTCAAGCTGAAGAATTAGCAATCCTACCTGGGATGGATGAAATATTCGGCTTAGTAAGAATGAAACGCCATTACGATGAAGGCGAGTTTGACGTTTTAATTATAGACTCGGCTCCGACTGGTACTGCACTGCGCCTGTTGAGTTTACCAGAAGTAAGTGGCTGGTATATGAGAAGGTTTTATAAACCATTACAGCAAATTTCTGCTGTTTTAAGACCTCTGGTTGAACCCATATTCAGACCTATTGCTGGGTTTTCCTTACCTAATAAAGAGGTAATGGATGCACCTTATGAATTTTACGAGCAAATTGAAGCGCTGGAAAAAGTATTAACAGATAATACTAAAACTTCAGTCCGCCTTGTCACCAATCCAGAGAAGATGGTGATTAAAGAATCTCTCCGCGCTCATGCTTATTTGAGTTTGTACAACGTCGCTACAGATTTAGTAGTGGCAAATAGGATTATTCCAGAGGAAGTTACCGATCCGTTCTTCCAGCGCTGGAAGGAAAATCAAAAGCAGTACCGCCAAGAAATTCACGATAATTTCAGCCCTTTGCCAGTAAAGGAAGTTCCACTTTATTCGGAAGAAATGTGCGGTTTGGCAGCTTTAGAGCGTTTGAAAGAAACGCTGTATAAAGATGAAGATCCCGCACAAGTTTACTATAAAGAAACTACGCTTAGAGTAGTGCAGGATAAGAATCAATATAGCCTTGAAGTCTACTTGCCTGGTATGGCTAAAGATCAAATCCAGCTGAGTAAAACGGGTGATGAATTGAATATCAGAATTGGCAATCACCGACGCAATTTAGTATTGCCGCAAGCATTGGCTGCACTTCAACCAGCTGGGGCAAAAATGGAGGATGATTATCTCAAAATTCGGTTTGCCGATCCAGCTAGGGTATAG